In the genome of Fulvivirga maritima, one region contains:
- the panB gene encoding 3-methyl-2-oxobutanoate hydroxymethyltransferase: MSVHKSDIKKITIQRLREMKNNGEKISMLTAYDYTMARILDEAGVEMLLVGDSAANVMAGYETTLPISLDHMIYYAASVVRASKRAMVIVDLPFGTYQGDPETAIRSAVRVMKETGAHGIKIEGGAEIEESVKRILSAGIPIMGHLGLTPQSINKFGTFSVRAKEEAEANKLISDAKLLEELGCFAIVLEKVPAALAKTVAEQVSVPIIGIGAGGNVDGQVLVVHDMMGMNKDFKPKFLRRYADLQTIMTEAAANYVNDVKAGDFPNEDESY, translated from the coding sequence ATGTCTGTACATAAAAGTGATATAAAGAAGATTACCATTCAGCGTCTTCGGGAAATGAAGAATAACGGCGAGAAAATATCAATGCTCACCGCCTATGATTATACCATGGCTCGTATTCTTGATGAAGCCGGTGTAGAGATGCTTTTAGTTGGTGATTCGGCAGCTAATGTCATGGCTGGGTATGAAACTACCCTTCCTATTTCTCTTGATCACATGATTTATTATGCGGCTTCTGTGGTGAGAGCTAGTAAGAGAGCTATGGTTATAGTTGATTTGCCTTTTGGTACTTATCAGGGAGATCCGGAAACAGCCATTCGTTCTGCAGTGAGAGTAATGAAAGAAACTGGAGCTCACGGAATAAAAATTGAAGGAGGGGCAGAAATAGAAGAGTCTGTGAAAAGAATATTAAGTGCAGGTATTCCTATTATGGGGCACCTAGGGCTTACACCACAGTCTATTAATAAATTTGGAACCTTCTCTGTAAGAGCAAAAGAAGAAGCAGAAGCTAATAAATTAATTAGTGATGCTAAGCTTCTTGAAGAGCTAGGTTGTTTTGCTATTGTATTAGAAAAGGTGCCTGCGGCTTTGGCCAAAACAGTGGCTGAGCAGGTGTCTGTACCTATCATTGGTATTGGTGCCGGTGGCAATGTAGATGGTCAGGTGCTTGTAGTTCATGATATGATGGGCATGAACAAAGACTTTAAACCTAAGTTTTTGAGACGTTATGCAGACTTACAGACCATTATGACTGAGGCTGCAGCCAATTATGTTAATGATGTGAAGGCTGGAGATTTCCCTAATGAAGATGAAAGCTACTAA
- a CDS encoding PAS domain-containing sensor histidine kinase, with protein sequence MKFVQVTDLLERLDKPDFVIRQGEGADLKQEGKAIFWEWDFENNRLYFSPQMRQLFGYSPDEVIPMDGLWRKHIHPEDLNKVINHLVDFINGIITTYEQIFRVRPVTGKYLWMKSEATLKRNAEGEAIWAKAYYTDVTALKEQKGYTKLGGDKYRNLFQNSMIAMVRNDLTTGIILEANEKFWDLFFITVDERHRTKCQDIIGEKNSKIIYQLLKEGGSIDDLELEIKGWGRSSLWISFGAILYEEEGVVDCIIKDITETKSSLIELQKVNFELDSFIYHSSHDLRSPLRSILGLIDVFRLEKNEKVKAECIAKIESSVKRLDALVIDLLSISRNDRINDPHMSINFMVEINSSITSYYYTRDNEGLEIVTNVHQPIEFYSDLTRIRIILNNLISNAIKYRSKHKDYSYIKVDVQVDEEKAVLEIEDNGEGIEASKLPHIFDMFYRATEKSEGSGLGLYIVKKVADKLNAEIQVRSEELEGTNFKFVIPNTK encoded by the coding sequence TTGAAATTTGTTCAAGTTACAGATCTTCTGGAGCGGCTGGATAAGCCAGACTTTGTCATACGACAAGGAGAGGGAGCTGACCTTAAGCAAGAGGGAAAAGCTATATTTTGGGAATGGGACTTTGAAAACAATAGGCTTTATTTTTCCCCTCAAATGCGCCAGTTGTTCGGGTATTCACCGGATGAAGTTATACCTATGGATGGCCTGTGGCGCAAACACATCCACCCCGAAGATTTAAATAAGGTCATTAATCACCTGGTAGATTTTATTAATGGTATAATCACTACCTATGAGCAGATATTTCGTGTTCGGCCTGTTACAGGTAAATATTTATGGATGAAATCAGAGGCTACTCTCAAAAGAAATGCTGAGGGAGAGGCCATATGGGCGAAAGCGTATTATACTGATGTTACTGCCTTAAAAGAGCAAAAGGGGTATACTAAGCTGGGAGGTGATAAATATAGAAATCTGTTTCAAAACTCTATGATAGCCATGGTGAGGAATGACCTTACCACAGGAATTATTTTAGAAGCTAATGAAAAGTTTTGGGACCTGTTTTTCATTACTGTAGATGAAAGGCATAGGACTAAATGCCAGGATATAATTGGAGAAAAAAACTCCAAAATAATATATCAACTCTTAAAAGAGGGGGGTAGTATAGATGATCTCGAACTTGAAATAAAGGGTTGGGGGCGTTCATCTTTATGGATTTCCTTCGGAGCCATTCTTTATGAAGAAGAAGGAGTGGTAGATTGTATCATTAAAGATATTACAGAAACCAAGTCTAGCCTGATAGAGCTTCAAAAAGTTAATTTTGAGCTGGATAGCTTTATATACCATTCTTCTCATGATTTAAGGTCTCCGCTTAGATCCATCTTGGGCTTAATAGATGTTTTTCGTTTGGAAAAAAATGAAAAGGTAAAAGCAGAGTGTATAGCTAAAATAGAATCTAGTGTTAAGCGGCTAGATGCACTAGTGATAGACTTGCTCAGCATATCCAGAAATGACCGGATCAATGATCCTCATATGTCTATTAACTTTATGGTGGAAATAAATAGTAGCATTACCAGTTACTATTACACTCGAGATAATGAAGGGCTAGAAATTGTAACCAATGTACACCAACCGATAGAGTTTTATTCTGACTTAACAAGAATCAGGATCATACTTAACAACCTGATTTCTAATGCCATTAAATATCGCTCAAAGCATAAAGATTATTCTTATATTAAGGTAGATGTGCAGGTAGATGAGGAAAAGGCTGTACTGGAGATTGAGGATAATGGAGAGGGAATAGAAGCCTCTAAGCTGCCTCATATATTTGACATGTTTTATAGAGCTACTGAAAAAAGTGAAGGCTCAGGTTTGGGGCTTTATATAGTGAAAAAGGTGGCTGACAAGCTTAATGCTGAAATTCAGGTGAGAAGTGAGGAATTGGAAGGAACAAATTTTAAGTTTGTGATTCCAAATACAAAATAA
- a CDS encoding phosphoribosyltransferase family protein: protein MEEKSLILTDDQVRQKIKRMAYEIYENNFQEKEIILAGIHSQGYELAKLLQNDLEVIASFKVKLIGLNLDKFAPTQSDISLDCDNASLKNKCIVLIDDVMNTGRTMAYSLKAFLNVKVKKIETAVLVNRSHTQFPISTKYAGYELATTINDHVAVELDKNKKVVYLQ, encoded by the coding sequence ATGGAAGAGAAGAGTTTAATACTAACGGATGATCAGGTACGCCAAAAAATAAAAAGAATGGCGTATGAAATATATGAAAACAATTTTCAGGAGAAAGAAATAATATTAGCAGGAATACACTCTCAAGGGTATGAGTTGGCTAAGTTATTACAAAATGATCTGGAGGTTATAGCAAGTTTTAAAGTGAAATTAATAGGTTTAAACCTGGATAAATTTGCTCCTACTCAAAGTGATATCAGTTTAGATTGTGATAATGCCTCGCTAAAGAATAAGTGTATTGTACTGATCGATGATGTTATGAATACTGGAAGAACTATGGCATACAGTCTTAAAGCATTTCTTAATGTAAAAGTGAAGAAAATAGAAACGGCTGTATTAGTAAACAGAAGTCATACTCAGTTTCCTATCTCCACCAAGTATGCTGGCTATGAGCTTGCTACTACTATTAATGATCATGTAGCGGTAGAGTTAGACAAAAACAAAAAGGTTGTATACTTACAATAA
- a CDS encoding Lrp/AsnC family transcriptional regulator: protein MKDKVKLDRIDLKILRILQANAKITNAQLAQEIGLSPAPTLERVKKLETSGIIKSYHAKLNTQKVGLGVSTFVMVTLKGHNKDNIELFTQSISEIDEIIECHHVTGSGDFILKIIAEDIAAYQKLMLERVTNIEVVDNMQSLVILSTFKDSKVMPIP, encoded by the coding sequence ATGAAGGATAAAGTAAAATTAGACAGGATAGACCTTAAGATACTAAGGATTTTGCAGGCCAATGCTAAAATTACAAATGCACAACTGGCTCAAGAGATAGGACTTTCCCCTGCCCCTACTTTGGAACGTGTGAAGAAATTGGAAACGTCGGGCATTATAAAAAGCTATCATGCAAAACTGAATACTCAAAAGGTTGGGTTGGGAGTAAGTACTTTTGTGATGGTTACTCTGAAAGGACATAATAAGGATAATATTGAGTTATTTACTCAAAGTATTAGCGAGATAGATGAGATTATAGAGTGTCATCATGTTACAGGATCGGGAGATTTTATTTTGAAGATTATTGCTGAGGATATAGCTGCTTACCAAAAGCTGATGTTAGAAAGAGTAACGAATATAGAAGTAGTAGATAACATGCAATCTCTTGTAATTCTTTCTACATTTAAGGACAGTAAAGTAATGCCTATACCTTAA
- a CDS encoding PKD domain-containing protein: MKFIVISIILISTSLQCLAQGIILSDSVCKGENFLISTHNEVEGESYDWDYCSEKVSELIPNFSTLSLSSLSLPFEARCFSFADNYLFIPNRGNGKLFFIELDDEMNLLGQREEVILPEGIIQEPISFDLINLDGNYIGYLVGFSSNSILKLNFGAQISNSPVVERLDLGSAILSNPNCIKAKVYDNKVNLFISNFANNKITYLSYSVLDISIPVTNQDITISGASQLASFDMIAKNDHWIILAGSLQGLFRIDFDKDNLSAVIEEIIYIDGTITQPTGPKILFEGGVYSALVVTRNGAMYSLDFGEAFEKEAQVSSLGATGSNASWSLNVIKTNRSRLVGFFTKFNTNNILKVTFDDFCNSSVPISENALNVINYNTSGRYTITLTKSLGEDILRFSDFVKVKLEAAPDINFNNETICSTSPVEFSNINNSGDITSYDWSFGDSNTSAEANPSNQYAASGDYTVNLSVESANGCSNFVEKDITIYDEPVPSFDLPTGLVCTNDVYTFTNTTEDTFEGNLSWEWQVNGDSVNNTQNLNYEFPSGGDKEIKLIASIPGCAAEATDVLTNINEGPVPAFQVNDDCVGTPMQFSNQSEGNITDYDWDFGNGYTSSLENPLFEYGDPGTFDVTLNVTNDVGCESDLTRSVSVYQLPNVQFSNELACEGSLTQFIDATQVGDANLQAWNWEFDDGEFSTERNPTHNFTEDGRYDVQLAVTTTNGCKDSLQQRVVVNPAPEVDFSYDKLCLNEEVEFTDLSEPVLGFDNISWAWDLGGVYSGEQNPSITFEYPINYNIGLTVTSENLCSATEYKTITVNPVPNLSFASEFNCDNSETHIYDLTDYGTDAASVREWSYSNVVIGSDSSIYYAFDNAGTYELSLLVDTQNGCTYEGESDLAIYEAPIAQFSPSITFGAPPLDVDFTNESIGAESYRWYFGDVAESTDENVSYTFVEEADYWVDLVAFSAEQCTDTTSQIISVLDPNLELELANVFYQNDAIILNLRNNGTISLDSIRLDVDMGNEVIIERIIPLELLPGQQRNITLDFTINRLNAEYLCISAFGLVRGVADTNLSNNTQCVQSSGASDIVVLPPRPNPSPDAVFLRVVTAEETSGSFFLYDIRGQVVKQYDFSSLNGYQLIEFKVSDLNNGLYVLKSKVGDDQKAFRLTVKH, translated from the coding sequence ATGAAATTTATCGTCATATCAATAATTTTAATTAGTACATCACTGCAATGTCTTGCTCAAGGTATTATTCTTTCTGATAGTGTCTGTAAGGGCGAAAATTTTTTAATAAGCACACATAACGAAGTGGAAGGAGAATCGTATGATTGGGATTATTGTTCAGAAAAGGTTAGCGAATTAATTCCAAATTTTTCTACTCTATCATTGTCGTCTTTATCTCTTCCTTTTGAAGCTCGTTGTTTTTCCTTTGCAGATAACTACTTATTTATACCTAATAGAGGTAATGGCAAGCTTTTTTTTATTGAGCTTGATGATGAAATGAATCTTTTGGGGCAAAGAGAAGAGGTAATACTTCCTGAAGGAATAATTCAGGAACCTATTTCATTTGATCTAATAAATTTGGATGGAAACTATATTGGTTATTTAGTAGGCTTTTCATCCAATAGCATCTTGAAATTAAATTTTGGTGCTCAAATCTCAAACTCTCCTGTAGTAGAGAGGCTGGATTTGGGATCTGCAATTCTAAGTAATCCTAACTGTATTAAGGCAAAGGTCTATGACAATAAGGTTAATTTGTTTATATCCAATTTTGCTAACAACAAAATAACTTATTTAAGTTATTCTGTTCTTGATATATCCATTCCGGTTACAAACCAAGATATTACAATAAGCGGAGCCTCTCAGTTGGCAAGCTTTGATATGATTGCTAAAAATGATCATTGGATTATATTGGCGGGGTCCTTACAGGGGCTATTTAGAATAGACTTTGATAAGGATAATCTGAGTGCTGTGATCGAAGAAATAATATATATTGATGGCACCATAACACAACCTACGGGCCCAAAAATATTATTTGAGGGAGGAGTTTACTCTGCACTAGTAGTTACAAGAAATGGAGCTATGTATTCACTTGATTTTGGAGAGGCCTTTGAAAAGGAAGCTCAAGTATCTTCCTTGGGAGCTACAGGATCTAATGCAAGTTGGTCACTTAATGTTATAAAGACTAACAGATCTAGATTGGTAGGTTTTTTTACAAAATTTAATACAAATAATATTTTGAAAGTTACATTTGATGATTTTTGTAATTCTTCGGTTCCTATTTCAGAGAATGCGTTAAATGTTATAAATTATAATACCTCAGGTAGATATACTATAACATTAACGAAGTCTTTAGGCGAAGATATACTTAGATTCAGTGACTTTGTGAAGGTTAAGCTAGAGGCAGCCCCAGACATCAACTTCAATAACGAAACCATCTGCTCCACCTCCCCAGTAGAATTCTCTAATATTAACAACTCAGGGGATATCACCTCCTACGACTGGTCTTTCGGAGATTCTAACACGTCTGCTGAGGCAAATCCGAGTAATCAATATGCTGCTTCAGGGGATTATACGGTTAACTTATCAGTTGAAAGCGCTAATGGCTGTAGCAATTTTGTTGAGAAGGACATTACGATATATGATGAGCCGGTTCCCTCTTTTGATCTACCTACTGGGCTGGTTTGCACCAATGATGTTTATACTTTTACTAATACCACAGAAGATACTTTTGAAGGTAATTTGTCGTGGGAGTGGCAGGTAAATGGTGACTCTGTTAATAATACCCAAAACCTTAATTATGAGTTTCCTAGTGGGGGTGATAAGGAAATAAAACTAATCGCCAGTATTCCTGGCTGTGCTGCAGAAGCTACTGATGTGCTTACCAATATAAATGAAGGTCCCGTTCCTGCTTTTCAGGTGAATGATGACTGTGTAGGCACCCCGATGCAGTTTAGTAACCAGTCGGAGGGAAATATCACGGATTATGATTGGGATTTTGGCAATGGATATACCTCTAGCCTGGAAAATCCACTTTTTGAATATGGAGACCCCGGTACTTTTGATGTTACGCTTAATGTGACCAATGATGTTGGTTGTGAGTCAGACTTAACCAGGAGTGTGAGTGTTTACCAGTTGCCTAACGTTCAGTTTAGTAATGAATTGGCTTGCGAGGGCTCGCTTACTCAGTTTATTGATGCTACCCAAGTTGGTGATGCTAACCTACAAGCCTGGAATTGGGAGTTTGACGATGGTGAATTCTCAACGGAGAGAAACCCTACCCATAATTTTACAGAGGATGGTAGATATGATGTGCAGTTAGCGGTAACCACGACTAATGGCTGTAAAGATTCCCTCCAACAAAGAGTGGTGGTTAACCCGGCTCCTGAAGTGGATTTTAGCTATGATAAGCTTTGCTTAAATGAAGAAGTAGAATTTACAGATTTGAGCGAACCCGTACTGGGGTTTGATAATATCTCTTGGGCTTGGGATCTTGGTGGAGTTTACAGTGGTGAGCAAAATCCAAGTATTACATTTGAATACCCCATAAACTATAACATAGGTTTAACCGTAACTTCTGAGAATTTATGTTCGGCTACAGAATACAAAACTATTACAGTTAACCCAGTACCCAATTTATCATTTGCTTCAGAGTTTAATTGTGATAATTCAGAGACTCATATTTATGATCTTACAGATTACGGTACTGATGCCGCATCTGTGCGTGAGTGGAGTTATTCAAATGTAGTGATTGGGTCTGACTCATCTATTTATTATGCTTTTGATAATGCAGGTACCTATGAGCTTAGCTTGTTAGTTGATACCCAAAATGGTTGTACCTATGAAGGCGAATCCGATTTGGCAATTTATGAAGCTCCTATTGCTCAGTTTAGCCCATCTATCACTTTTGGAGCCCCTCCTTTAGATGTTGATTTTACTAATGAATCAATTGGAGCAGAGAGCTATAGATGGTATTTTGGAGATGTGGCAGAGAGTACAGATGAAAATGTGTCTTATACATTTGTAGAGGAGGCCGATTACTGGGTGGATCTGGTTGCTTTCAGTGCTGAGCAGTGTACAGATACTACATCCCAGATTATTAGCGTATTAGATCCTAATCTTGAATTAGAGCTGGCTAACGTTTTTTATCAGAACGATGCCATAATTCTTAATCTTAGAAATAATGGAACCATCTCATTAGATAGCATCAGGCTTGATGTAGATATGGGGAATGAGGTGATTATCGAACGAATTATTCCTCTTGAACTATTACCTGGTCAGCAAAGAAACATTACCTTAGATTTCACTATTAATCGATTAAATGCTGAGTATTTGTGTATTTCAGCCTTTGGTTTGGTAAGGGGGGTTGCTGATACAAATTTGAGTAATAATACACAATGTGTTCAAAGTAGTGGAGCATCAGATATTGTAGTATTACCGCCTAGGCCCAATCCTTCGCCTGACGCTGTTTTCTTAAGAGTGGTGACAGCAGAAGAAACCTCAGGGAGCTTCTTTTTATATGACATAAGAGGTCAGGTCGTAAAGCAATATGATTTTTCTAGCCTAAATGGATATCAACTGATAGAATTTAAGGTTAGCGACTTAAATAATGGCCTTTATGTGTTGAAATCTAAAGTTGGAGACGACCAAAAAGCATTTAGATTAACGGTTAAACATTGA
- a CDS encoding FkbM family methyltransferase, translating to MYCFEPSRFTFKQLNSKLGNINEVHLQNLGLGANKERRKLYFDTEGSGWASVFERMDTGFNQKLDKSEEITLTSLDDFCYENDIRQIDFLKADVEGFELEVFHGSKNMLPYIYFIQFEFSFANYNSKTYLKDFFELLADFDIYRVINDGISKIDYDPRYEILLTSNYLAVNKKLNIEF from the coding sequence ATTTATTGTTTTGAACCGTCAAGGTTCACTTTTAAACAACTAAATTCTAAGCTGGGAAATATTAATGAAGTTCATTTGCAGAATTTAGGTCTTGGTGCTAATAAAGAACGAAGAAAGCTATATTTTGATACGGAGGGGTCAGGTTGGGCCTCTGTATTTGAAAGAATGGATACAGGTTTTAATCAAAAATTAGACAAATCAGAGGAAATCACACTTACTTCTCTTGATGATTTCTGCTATGAGAATGATATTCGTCAAATTGATTTTTTAAAAGCAGATGTTGAAGGATTTGAACTTGAAGTCTTTCACGGTTCAAAAAATATGTTACCTTACATATACTTTATCCAATTTGAATTCAGTTTTGCCAATTATAATTCAAAGACGTATCTAAAAGACTTTTTTGAATTATTAGCTGATTTTGATATCTATAGAGTGATAAATGATGGTATTAGTAAAATAGATTATGACCCTAGATACGAAATACTTTTGACTTCAAATTACTTGGCTGTGAATAAAAAATTAAACATTGAATTCTAG
- a CDS encoding glycosyltransferase, with protein sequence MKKMNVLFIGYWNLDDPLTSATIFPHLSILSKHDRVNSLIFTNTQREMGSVEKVNYLKESGIVYYPLLSQNYHLTLITKIIDFVTFPKKILKICQDNSVDLIIARGAPAGALALLVTNKNDLPFVVESFEPHADYMLETGTWSKYDPRFIAQKHWEGKIKKKAKFILTVSENYESFLKKEGVAPDKVFTAPCGVNIKKFFYDPYKSQDVRKNLNIPSGTKVAIYVGKFGGIYYGDEIFILLKKMLSYYNDNLFVIILSNIEEEEFRKKCFLYAISSNNVKKLFVPHEEVNAYLSAADFAVAPYRKTKVSKYLSPVKVGEYLAAGLPVLITEGVGDEMNYLERNHLGVTLNIHMMDEDTYFKSKMDKINKIVEIRDHGYFVKNALKYRSFEVVENLYDKILNA encoded by the coding sequence ATGAAAAAAATGAATGTACTTTTTATAGGGTATTGGAATCTTGATGATCCTCTTACTTCTGCTACTATATTTCCACACCTCTCTATTCTAAGTAAGCATGATAGGGTTAATTCATTAATATTTACAAATACGCAGAGAGAAATGGGAAGTGTCGAAAAGGTTAATTACTTAAAAGAGAGTGGTATTGTATACTACCCATTATTGAGTCAAAATTATCATCTAACATTGATTACAAAGATTATAGACTTTGTTACATTTCCAAAGAAAATATTAAAAATTTGCCAAGACAATTCTGTTGATTTAATTATTGCCAGAGGGGCACCTGCTGGGGCCCTTGCACTATTGGTAACGAATAAAAATGACTTACCTTTCGTTGTAGAATCTTTTGAACCCCACGCAGATTATATGCTAGAAACCGGTACCTGGAGTAAATATGACCCTAGATTTATTGCACAGAAGCACTGGGAGGGAAAAATAAAAAAGAAAGCCAAGTTCATTTTAACTGTAAGTGAAAATTATGAATCTTTTTTGAAGAAGGAGGGGGTAGCCCCAGATAAGGTGTTTACAGCTCCTTGTGGGGTAAATATAAAAAAATTTTTCTACGACCCTTATAAAAGCCAAGATGTTAGAAAAAACTTGAATATTCCTAGTGGAACAAAGGTAGCTATTTATGTAGGTAAATTTGGAGGTATATATTATGGTGATGAGATATTTATATTGCTGAAAAAAATGCTATCATATTATAATGACAACTTATTTGTTATTATACTTTCTAATATTGAAGAAGAAGAATTTAGAAAAAAATGCTTTTTATATGCTATTTCTAGCAATAATGTGAAAAAGTTATTTGTTCCACATGAAGAAGTTAATGCTTATCTAAGTGCTGCCGATTTTGCTGTTGCCCCTTATAGGAAAACAAAAGTGTCAAAATATTTATCTCCTGTTAAGGTTGGTGAATACCTTGCCGCAGGACTTCCTGTGTTGATTACTGAAGGAGTTGGAGATGAAATGAATTATTTAGAAAGAAATCATTTGGGAGTAACATTAAATATCCATATGATGGATGAAGATACCTATTTTAAATCTAAAATGGATAAAATAAATAAAATTGTCGAAATCAGAGATCATGGATATTTTGTGAAAAATGCGTTGAAATATAGATCATTTGAAGTAGTGGAGAATCTCTATGATAAAATATTGAATGCATGA
- a CDS encoding glycosyltransferase family 2 protein, producing the protein MLTNDPLVSIIMPVFNSGKYLVDSINSVINQEYVKWELLIINDGSCDNSEEIIHSYSDSRIYYFKQKNRGVSAARNVGLENMRGDFFCFLDSDDILPQNSLIDRLCIFNHNPDIEFVDGKVQVFNNASTVPERLFCPEFQGLPFRELISLSGKCFFGPTWMIKRRRAKKYQFLENLTHGEDLLFYISIGESGLYSFTTSVIYQYRSGHESAMSNINSLESGYFKIYEELKKMKLSDCDLLRFKRKIKSIMFKSYLSKWQVCKALKIAIK; encoded by the coding sequence ATGCTTACAAATGACCCCTTAGTTTCTATTATAATGCCAGTATTTAATAGTGGTAAGTATTTAGTCGATAGTATTAATTCAGTAATTAATCAGGAATATGTGAAATGGGAGTTGTTAATTATAAATGATGGTTCATGCGATAATTCCGAAGAAATTATTCATTCTTATTCTGATAGCCGTATTTATTATTTTAAACAAAAAAATAGAGGTGTGAGTGCCGCTAGGAATGTTGGTTTGGAAAACATGAGGGGAGATTTCTTTTGTTTTCTTGATAGCGATGATATTCTCCCTCAAAACAGTTTGATTGATAGGTTATGTATATTCAATCATAATCCTGACATTGAATTTGTAGATGGAAAAGTGCAGGTTTTCAACAATGCTAGTACTGTCCCTGAACGTTTGTTTTGCCCTGAATTTCAGGGATTGCCATTCAGGGAGCTAATATCACTTTCAGGAAAATGTTTTTTTGGACCAACTTGGATGATAAAGAGAAGAAGAGCAAAGAAGTATCAATTTTTAGAGAATCTTACTCATGGGGAAGATTTGTTGTTTTATATTTCAATTGGTGAATCAGGGCTTTATTCTTTTACTACAAGTGTTATTTATCAATATAGGTCCGGCCATGAATCAGCCATGTCAAATATTAACTCACTTGAAAGTGGATATTTTAAAATATATGAAGAGTTGAAAAAAATGAAGTTATCTGATTGTGATTTGCTAAGGTTTAAACGAAAAATTAAATCAATAATGTTTAAGTCTTACTTGAGTAAATGGCAAGTATGTAAAGCGCTTAAGATTGCTATTAAATAA